CGCAGTTTCCCGCGCCGGCCACCGGCCTCGCTCGTCACCGGGTCAGACCTGCGCCCCATCGGTTCGCCGCCGGCGAACCATGAAGACGCCGCCGAACGCGGCCGCCGCCAGCGCCGCGGCACCGCCGGCCGCGAGGTTGGTGTTGGCACCGGTCAGGCCGCCGTCACCGCCGGCAACCGGTCCCTGCGGGTCGGTGGCGTCCCCCGGAGCCTCGACCACGTGGATCTTGCCGTAGCCGCACTCACCCTTGACCTTGTACCAGCCCGGGTGCACGTACTCCTTGACGTAGGCCTCGCCCACGTAGACGTAGTGCTTCTTGTGGTCCTTGCCGTCCTTGCCGTCGCGGCCGTGCTCGTCGCCCTTGCCGTCGCGGCCGTCCTGGCTCCAGTGGTCCTGGCCGTCGGCCTGGTCCTGGCCCCAGCCGTCCTCAGGCGCGGCGTCGTCCATCCTGCCGCCGTCGTGCGGCCGGGGCTTCCAGCGCTCGAGCTCGACCTTGCCGGTCGCCTTGGACCAGACCTTGGCGTACTCCTGCTCCTCCGAGCACACCTCGATGATCTTCACCTCGTCACCGGGGCGCACCCACTTCGGGTACGTCTTGATGTAGCCGTGGTCCTCCTTGTGGTCGCCGCCCCAGGTGGACGGCGTGGTGCTCGCGGACGCGATGCCGGGGGCGGCCACGAGCAGCGCCGCGCTGGCGAGTGCGCCACCGGCAGCGACCTTTCCGAGGTATTTCTTCGACACTTTGTGTCACTCCCTTTGGTTACCTGTTCAGGCCGGTCTCAGCTTTCGCTGACCTCAAGAAAGCTCCCCTCGGTCCGTCCGTGAACAAACTGAATTCGGATTGAAAAGGAACCCTCCCGGTGCCGGTGTCCCGGTCGATAGCGTGGGTCCATGTTCGTACGCAATTTCCACGGACACTAAGCCGCTTTCGGCGGTGTTGTGAGGGTTGGGTTCTGTGGGAATCTCGGTGACCGGCGTGCGGAGCCGGGGTCGCGTCCGGCGGGCGGTTCCAGCCGGTCTCGCCCTGTTCGCCGGGTTCGCCCTGGCACTGACCGGTCTGCTGGCCGCCTCGGGTGAGCTCGGGCGCCGGCCGGGTTCACCGGGCGGCCAGCAGGGCACCCGGCTGGCGGTGCCCTCGACCGCCCTTGTCACCGGGCAGCACGAGCTGGGAGGGCCGGCGCGCCTCCTCGACCGGCTCACCTCGCGGCGGTCGGGCGCGGCCCGGATCACCGCCGTCCGGGTGGACGGCGGACCGGTGTTCATCGGGATCACCAGGTCGGCGGACCGGGCGAGGTACCTCCGGGGAACGGGGGTCGCGCACGTTGATCTCCGGGCGTCTCCGGCCGACGTGTCGTACGCGCCGGTGGCGGCCGGTCGCCGGGTGGATCTCCCCACCAGGGAAGGGATCTGGGCCGCCTGGTCGGTGGGGCCCGGCGCCCGGACCCTCACCTGGCCGCTGCGCCCCGGCGGGTGGGAACTGGTGGTGATGAACGCCGACGCCGACCCGGGTGTCGACGTACGGATGTCCGTCGGTACGCCGTCGTGGCCGCGGTGGCCGGTGCTCGCCGCGTTCCTCGCCGGAGGCGCCCTGCTCGCGGCGGTGGGCCTGACCGTTCTCCACCGCTCTCCGCCGGGGTCCCGCCCGACCGGCGTCACCCCTACGTCGTCACCGGCCGCGTCCGCCGACCAGGAAGGAGATGCGTGATGGGCCCGAACCAGCCATTTCGGCCGGACCAGCCAGAACAGCCAGAAAAGCCAGAACACTCGCATTCGGCGCATCGGCCCTATCCACTTCGGCTCGAGGGGCACCTGCAGCCGGACCTGTCCCGGTGGCTGTGGCTGGTGAAGTGGATTCTGGCCATTCCCCATTTCATCGTCTTGTGGATTCTGTGGATTGTGTTGCTGGTCCTGACCGTTGTCGCGGGAATTGCCGTGCTTATCACCGGGCGCTATCCGCCGCCGATCTTCGGGTTCACCGAGGGTGTGTTGCGATGGAGCTGGCGGGTGGCGTTCTACGCGCTCGTACTTGGTTGTGACAAATATCCGCCGTTCAAGTTCGAGTCCGATCCCAGCTATCCGGCCGACCTTTCGATCGACTACCCGTGGCGGCTGTCGCGCGGGCTGGTGCTGGTGAAGTGGTGGCTGCTGGCCATCCCGCACTACCTGGTCCTCGCGGTCTTCAGCGGCCGGACCGTGACGCTCGACTCGCACGGTCACGGGTGGGGCTCGTGGCCCGGCGGGGGAGCGGAGTACGGCTACGGACGGGTCGGGCCCGGGCTGATCGGGCTGCTGGTCCTGTTCGCCGCGATCTCGCTGCTGTTCCGCCGCGTCTACCCGGGCGGGATCTTCGATTTCATGATGGGGATGGAGCGCTGGGGCTACCGGGTCAGTGCGTACGTCCTGCTGCTGCGCGACGAGTACCCGCCGTTCCGGCTCGATCAGGGCGGGGAGGACCCGGGCGGGCCCGCCGAGGCCGCGGACCGGCCGGACCGGACCGGTGAGCCGCCCGCCCGGCCGGCCTGAGCGGCGGTCGGGAGCGCTCGGCCGCCCACCCGGACGTCGCGGCCACGCCCGGGCCGGACCGGACCTTCGCCCCTGTCCCAACAGGGGCATCGGCTGAGAAACCTGGAGAAGAACCAGGTCCTCCGCGGGACCTGGGACCGACTGAGACCGACTGAGATCCACTGAGATCGACACAGCGGGGAGGATCACCACGATGGCCAGCCGCCCACAGCTTCGCCAACTCGGCCTGAGCACCGGCAAGAAGGCCCGCCTGCACCGCATTCTCTTCCAGCACGGCGTCGGCAACGGCACCGCGATGTTCCTGCCCTACGACCAGGGGCTCGAGCACGGCCCGCGCGACTTCTTCGCCAACCCGGCCGCCGGTGACCCCGCGTACATTGTCAAGCTCGCCTTGCGCGGCGGCTTCAACGGCATCGCCGTGCAGGTCGGGCTGGCGGAGAAGTTCTACTGGGACTACGCCGGTGAGGTTCCGTTGGTCCTGAAGCTGAACGGGCGCACGGAGATCCCCGCGGCCGACAATCCGCTGTCGCCGCTGAACGCCGACGTCGCCGACGCCGTACGGCTGGGCGCGGACGCCGTGGGATACACGATGTACGTCGGATCGCCCGCGCAGGAAGCCGATTTCGCGCAGTTCCGGCAGGTCCGCGAGGACGCCCACCGCTACGGCCTCCCGCTGATCGTGTGGGCCTACCCACGCGGTTCGGCGGTCGACGCCAAGGGTGGCAAGGACTCCTTCTACGCCGTCGACTACGCCGCTCGCACCGCGACCGAGCTGGGCGCCGACATCGTCAAGGTGAACTTTCCCCATCCGGAGCTGCGGAAGGGGGCACGGGCGGAGTACGACGCCGACATCTCGCCGGCGCAGGCCATCGACGCCGTGGTGCGTTCGGCCGCCCGCACCTACGTGCTGGTCTCGGGCGGGGAGAAGGCCGGCGACGCGGCCATGCTGGACAAGGCGCGGATGGCCATGGACGCGGGCGCGCTCGGGCTGATCTTCGGCCGTAACGTCTGGCAGCGGCCCTGGGACGAGGCACTGGCCCTGGTGGACCAGCTCAAGGTGATCCTCGCGAAGTATCCGGCGCCGTGACGCACTCACCCGAATCCGGCGAACCGGCAGACATTCTCGACCCTCTCAAAGGTTTCCGGGAGGAAGCATGATCGATGCCAGGCAGGTGGAACGGCTCCTCGGCTACCGCGATCCGGACGGGGCGGTGCTCTCGCTCTACGTCGACGTACCGGCCCAGCCGGTCGCGATACGGGAGATGCTCGTACGGGTGGACAACCTGCTCGCCGAGCAGGCCGACGCGGCCCGGGACGCACCGCACACCGTGCGGCGGGAGCTCGCCGAGGCGCGTACGTGGGTACGGGAGGCACTCGCCACGCACGTGCGGGACTGGCTCGGCCACGGCGTCGCCCTGCTGGCGGCACCGTCGCTCGGCCTGCACGAGGCGATGCCGGTGTCGTGGCCGGTGCACACGCGGGTGGTGGCCGACCGCCGTCCGTACGTGCGTCCGCTGCTGTCGGCGCTCCACCATGCCCGGCCGTACTACGTCGTGGTGGTGGAACGTCGCGAGGCGTGGATCTTCCGGGTGGACGGCGAGAGCATCGAGTCGGTCAGCAAGCTGGTCGGGGACGGCGTCCGCGACTCCTCCCACGCCGGCTGGGCGGGCTATGAGGAGTACAACACCCGCCACCGGGCGGCCGAGCTCGCCCGGCGCCACTACCGTTCCACCGCGGCGACGGTGGAGAAGCTGCTGGCGGCCAACGGCCGCGACCTCGTGGTCGGCGGCCACGAGGTCGGCATCGTGGAGTTCGTCGGCCAGCTGCCCGACGCCGTGCGGCGGCGCCTGGTGGGCACGTTCGTGGTCGACCCGCACACGATGACCGCGGGCGACGTCCGCGACCTCAGC
This Actinopolymorpha cephalotaxi DNA region includes the following protein-coding sequences:
- a CDS encoding DUF4389 domain-containing protein, with product MGPNQPFRPDQPEQPEKPEHSHSAHRPYPLRLEGHLQPDLSRWLWLVKWILAIPHFIVLWILWIVLLVLTVVAGIAVLITGRYPPPIFGFTEGVLRWSWRVAFYALVLGCDKYPPFKFESDPSYPADLSIDYPWRLSRGLVLVKWWLLAIPHYLVLAVFSGRTVTLDSHGHGWGSWPGGGAEYGYGRVGPGLIGLLVLFAAISLLFRRVYPGGIFDFMMGMERWGYRVSAYVLLLRDEYPPFRLDQGGEDPGGPAEAADRPDRTGEPPARPA
- a CDS encoding class I fructose-bisphosphate aldolase, whose product is MASRPQLRQLGLSTGKKARLHRILFQHGVGNGTAMFLPYDQGLEHGPRDFFANPAAGDPAYIVKLALRGGFNGIAVQVGLAEKFYWDYAGEVPLVLKLNGRTEIPAADNPLSPLNADVADAVRLGADAVGYTMYVGSPAQEADFAQFRQVREDAHRYGLPLIVWAYPRGSAVDAKGGKDSFYAVDYAARTATELGADIVKVNFPHPELRKGARAEYDADISPAQAIDAVVRSAARTYVLVSGGEKAGDAAMLDKARMAMDAGALGLIFGRNVWQRPWDEALALVDQLKVILAKYPAP
- a CDS encoding baeRF10 domain-containing protein, whose product is MIDARQVERLLGYRDPDGAVLSLYVDVPAQPVAIREMLVRVDNLLAEQADAARDAPHTVRRELAEARTWVREALATHVRDWLGHGVALLAAPSLGLHEAMPVSWPVHTRVVADRRPYVRPLLSALHHARPYYVVVVERREAWIFRVDGESIESVSKLVGDGVRDSSHAGWAGYEEYNTRHRAAELARRHYRSTAATVEKLLAANGRDLVVGGHEVGIVEFVGQLPDAVRRRLVGTFVVDPHTMTAGDVRDLSARARDRRRREHELRVLAEVADREANGLAVSGIEACGQAVNRGQAAMLVVRDDAVVAGFDCETCGELTPKAAATCPHCGGPLRPVYDLVDELLARVVQQGGQVEFADQVSGAGGSGEPGSVGPAGEPVSAMVRSRLVRPDR